A region from the Hippopotamus amphibius kiboko isolate mHipAmp2 chromosome 15, mHipAmp2.hap2, whole genome shotgun sequence genome encodes:
- the PGBD2 gene encoding piggyBac transposable element-derived protein 2 isoform X2, which yields MASSSSSLTTGRSTGSKVKSMKLLEVLNALEEDESGHSREEIFIAPPNSAAGNFTDEDSGDEDGWRGPHLPGNVLHAFVVPEDSGAGEDDDGLQLQPAVKKQKAVVEPQRVWTKRDICPDFSRWTASDPHMEDLKSQELSPVGLFELFFDEGTINFIVNETNRYAWQKNVNLGLTAQELKCVLGILILSGYISYPRRRMFWETSPDSHHHLVADAIRRDRFELIFSYLHFADNSELDESDRFAKVRPLIVRMNYNFQKHAPLEEFYSFGESMCEYFGHRGSKQLPAGRPVRLGYKIWCGTTSRGYLVWFEPSQGTLFTKPDRGLDLGGSMVVKFVDALQTRGCLPYHIFFDKVFTSVKLMSILRKKGVKATGTIREYRTERCPLKDPKELKKMKRGSFDYKVDESEEIIVCRWHDSSVVNICSNAVGIEPVGLTNHHSGAARTQAQVHQPSLLRLYQEKVGGVGRMDQNIAKYKVKIRGMKWYSSFIGYVIDAALNNAWQLHRICCHDAQVDLLAFRRYVACVYLESNADTSSQGRRSRRLETESRFDMIGHWIIHQDKRTRCALCHSQTNTRCEKCQKGVHAKCFRAYHIR from the exons ATGGCTTCATCATCAAG CAGCCTCACTACTGGGAGAAGTACTGGCTCAAAGGTGAAGTCCATGAAGTTGCTTGAGGTTCTGAATGCTCTAGAGGAGGATGAATCTGGCCACAGTAGGGAGGAGATCTTCATCGCACCGCCCAACAGTGCTGCAGGGAACTTCACTGATGAGGACTCAGGTGATGAAGACGGCTGGCGAGGACCCCACCTTCCCGGCAATGTGCTGCATGCCTTTGTGGTGCCTGAGGACTCTGGCGCCGGGGAAGATGATGACGGCCTGCAGCTGCAGCCAGCCGTGAAGAAGCAGAAGGCAGTGGTGGAACCTCAACGTGTTTGGACCAAAAGAGATATCTGCCCGGACTTCAGCCGTTGGACAGCGTCAGATCCTCATATGGAAGATCTCAAAAGCCAGGAACTGAGTCCTGTAGGCCTCTTTGAATTGTTTTTTGATGAAGGAacaattaattttattgttaatGAAACCAATCGTTATGCTTGGCAGAAAAATGTCAACCTGGGTCTCACAGCCCAGGAATTGAAGTGTGTTTTGGGCATTTTGATTTTAAGTGGTTATATCTCCTATCCAAGGAGAAGGATGTTTTGGGAAACATCCCCTGATTCACATCATCATCTTGTGGCTGATGCAATTAGAAGGGACAGATTTGAATTGATCTTCTCCTACCTACATTTTGCAGATAACAGTGAGCTTGATGAAAGCGATAGGTTTGCCAAGGTCAGGCCTCTCATCGTCCGCATGAACTACAATTTCCAGAAGCATGCACCCTTGGAAGAGTTCTATAGCTTTGGCGAGTCCATGTGTGAGTACTTTGGCCATCGGGGGTCCAAGCAGCTGCCTGCGGGGAGGCCTGTCCGGCTGGGCTACAAGATCTGGTGTGGGACGACCAGCAGGGGCTATTTGGTGTGGTTCGAGCCTTCACAGGGCACGCTGTTCACTAAGCCGGACAGGGGCCTGGACCTGGGAGGCAGTATGGTGGTGAAATTTGTGGATGCACTTCAGACTCGTGGCTGTCTGCCATACCACATATTTTTTGACAAGGTTTTTACAAGTGTCAAATTGATGTCCATTTTAAGGAAGAAAGGAGTGAAGGCCACAGGAACCATTCGTGAGTACAGAACTGAGCGATGTCCCCTTAAAGATCCCAAAgagctgaagaaaatgaagaggggTTCGTTTGATTACAAAGTTGATGAGAGTGAGGAGATCATTGTGTGCCGCTGGCACGATAGCAGTGTGGTCAACATCTGCTCCAACGCTGTGGGCATAGAGCCAGTGGGGCTGACCAACCACCACTCGGGAGCAGCCAGGACGCAGGCCCAGGTTCATCAGCCATCCCTGCTGCGGCTGTACCAGGAGAAGGTGGGGGGTGTCGGCCGCATGGACCAGAACATCGCCAAGTACAAGGTGAAGATCCGGGGCATGAAGTGGTACTCGAGTTTCATTGGCTATGTTATTGACGCTGCTCTTAACAACGCATGGCAGCTGCACAGGATATGCTGCCACGATGCCCAGGTGGACCTTCTGGCCTTCCGGAGATATGTGGCCTGTGTGTACCTAGAGAGCAACGCCGACACGTCATCCCAAGGGAGGCGAAGCAGGCGGCTGGAAACCGAGAGCCGCTTTGACATGATTGGGCACTGGATCATCCACCAGGACAAGAGGACCCGGTGTGCCCTGTGCCACTCGCAGACCAACACCCGCTGTGAGAAGTGCCAGAAGGGCGTCCATGCCAAGTGCTTCAGGGCATACCACATTCGGTAA
- the PGBD2 gene encoding piggyBac transposable element-derived protein 2 isoform X1, whose product MPAEPWRSGLRSASGIWHEPTRLRSLTTGRSTGSKVKSMKLLEVLNALEEDESGHSREEIFIAPPNSAAGNFTDEDSGDEDGWRGPHLPGNVLHAFVVPEDSGAGEDDDGLQLQPAVKKQKAVVEPQRVWTKRDICPDFSRWTASDPHMEDLKSQELSPVGLFELFFDEGTINFIVNETNRYAWQKNVNLGLTAQELKCVLGILILSGYISYPRRRMFWETSPDSHHHLVADAIRRDRFELIFSYLHFADNSELDESDRFAKVRPLIVRMNYNFQKHAPLEEFYSFGESMCEYFGHRGSKQLPAGRPVRLGYKIWCGTTSRGYLVWFEPSQGTLFTKPDRGLDLGGSMVVKFVDALQTRGCLPYHIFFDKVFTSVKLMSILRKKGVKATGTIREYRTERCPLKDPKELKKMKRGSFDYKVDESEEIIVCRWHDSSVVNICSNAVGIEPVGLTNHHSGAARTQAQVHQPSLLRLYQEKVGGVGRMDQNIAKYKVKIRGMKWYSSFIGYVIDAALNNAWQLHRICCHDAQVDLLAFRRYVACVYLESNADTSSQGRRSRRLETESRFDMIGHWIIHQDKRTRCALCHSQTNTRCEKCQKGVHAKCFRAYHIR is encoded by the coding sequence CAGCCTCACTACTGGGAGAAGTACTGGCTCAAAGGTGAAGTCCATGAAGTTGCTTGAGGTTCTGAATGCTCTAGAGGAGGATGAATCTGGCCACAGTAGGGAGGAGATCTTCATCGCACCGCCCAACAGTGCTGCAGGGAACTTCACTGATGAGGACTCAGGTGATGAAGACGGCTGGCGAGGACCCCACCTTCCCGGCAATGTGCTGCATGCCTTTGTGGTGCCTGAGGACTCTGGCGCCGGGGAAGATGATGACGGCCTGCAGCTGCAGCCAGCCGTGAAGAAGCAGAAGGCAGTGGTGGAACCTCAACGTGTTTGGACCAAAAGAGATATCTGCCCGGACTTCAGCCGTTGGACAGCGTCAGATCCTCATATGGAAGATCTCAAAAGCCAGGAACTGAGTCCTGTAGGCCTCTTTGAATTGTTTTTTGATGAAGGAacaattaattttattgttaatGAAACCAATCGTTATGCTTGGCAGAAAAATGTCAACCTGGGTCTCACAGCCCAGGAATTGAAGTGTGTTTTGGGCATTTTGATTTTAAGTGGTTATATCTCCTATCCAAGGAGAAGGATGTTTTGGGAAACATCCCCTGATTCACATCATCATCTTGTGGCTGATGCAATTAGAAGGGACAGATTTGAATTGATCTTCTCCTACCTACATTTTGCAGATAACAGTGAGCTTGATGAAAGCGATAGGTTTGCCAAGGTCAGGCCTCTCATCGTCCGCATGAACTACAATTTCCAGAAGCATGCACCCTTGGAAGAGTTCTATAGCTTTGGCGAGTCCATGTGTGAGTACTTTGGCCATCGGGGGTCCAAGCAGCTGCCTGCGGGGAGGCCTGTCCGGCTGGGCTACAAGATCTGGTGTGGGACGACCAGCAGGGGCTATTTGGTGTGGTTCGAGCCTTCACAGGGCACGCTGTTCACTAAGCCGGACAGGGGCCTGGACCTGGGAGGCAGTATGGTGGTGAAATTTGTGGATGCACTTCAGACTCGTGGCTGTCTGCCATACCACATATTTTTTGACAAGGTTTTTACAAGTGTCAAATTGATGTCCATTTTAAGGAAGAAAGGAGTGAAGGCCACAGGAACCATTCGTGAGTACAGAACTGAGCGATGTCCCCTTAAAGATCCCAAAgagctgaagaaaatgaagaggggTTCGTTTGATTACAAAGTTGATGAGAGTGAGGAGATCATTGTGTGCCGCTGGCACGATAGCAGTGTGGTCAACATCTGCTCCAACGCTGTGGGCATAGAGCCAGTGGGGCTGACCAACCACCACTCGGGAGCAGCCAGGACGCAGGCCCAGGTTCATCAGCCATCCCTGCTGCGGCTGTACCAGGAGAAGGTGGGGGGTGTCGGCCGCATGGACCAGAACATCGCCAAGTACAAGGTGAAGATCCGGGGCATGAAGTGGTACTCGAGTTTCATTGGCTATGTTATTGACGCTGCTCTTAACAACGCATGGCAGCTGCACAGGATATGCTGCCACGATGCCCAGGTGGACCTTCTGGCCTTCCGGAGATATGTGGCCTGTGTGTACCTAGAGAGCAACGCCGACACGTCATCCCAAGGGAGGCGAAGCAGGCGGCTGGAAACCGAGAGCCGCTTTGACATGATTGGGCACTGGATCATCCACCAGGACAAGAGGACCCGGTGTGCCCTGTGCCACTCGCAGACCAACACCCGCTGTGAGAAGTGCCAGAAGGGCGTCCATGCCAAGTGCTTCAGGGCATACCACATTCGGTAA
- the PGBD2 gene encoding piggyBac transposable element-derived protein 2 isoform X3: MKLLEVLNALEEDESGHSREEIFIAPPNSAAGNFTDEDSGDEDGWRGPHLPGNVLHAFVVPEDSGAGEDDDGLQLQPAVKKQKAVVEPQRVWTKRDICPDFSRWTASDPHMEDLKSQELSPVGLFELFFDEGTINFIVNETNRYAWQKNVNLGLTAQELKCVLGILILSGYISYPRRRMFWETSPDSHHHLVADAIRRDRFELIFSYLHFADNSELDESDRFAKVRPLIVRMNYNFQKHAPLEEFYSFGESMCEYFGHRGSKQLPAGRPVRLGYKIWCGTTSRGYLVWFEPSQGTLFTKPDRGLDLGGSMVVKFVDALQTRGCLPYHIFFDKVFTSVKLMSILRKKGVKATGTIREYRTERCPLKDPKELKKMKRGSFDYKVDESEEIIVCRWHDSSVVNICSNAVGIEPVGLTNHHSGAARTQAQVHQPSLLRLYQEKVGGVGRMDQNIAKYKVKIRGMKWYSSFIGYVIDAALNNAWQLHRICCHDAQVDLLAFRRYVACVYLESNADTSSQGRRSRRLETESRFDMIGHWIIHQDKRTRCALCHSQTNTRCEKCQKGVHAKCFRAYHIR; this comes from the coding sequence ATGAAGTTGCTTGAGGTTCTGAATGCTCTAGAGGAGGATGAATCTGGCCACAGTAGGGAGGAGATCTTCATCGCACCGCCCAACAGTGCTGCAGGGAACTTCACTGATGAGGACTCAGGTGATGAAGACGGCTGGCGAGGACCCCACCTTCCCGGCAATGTGCTGCATGCCTTTGTGGTGCCTGAGGACTCTGGCGCCGGGGAAGATGATGACGGCCTGCAGCTGCAGCCAGCCGTGAAGAAGCAGAAGGCAGTGGTGGAACCTCAACGTGTTTGGACCAAAAGAGATATCTGCCCGGACTTCAGCCGTTGGACAGCGTCAGATCCTCATATGGAAGATCTCAAAAGCCAGGAACTGAGTCCTGTAGGCCTCTTTGAATTGTTTTTTGATGAAGGAacaattaattttattgttaatGAAACCAATCGTTATGCTTGGCAGAAAAATGTCAACCTGGGTCTCACAGCCCAGGAATTGAAGTGTGTTTTGGGCATTTTGATTTTAAGTGGTTATATCTCCTATCCAAGGAGAAGGATGTTTTGGGAAACATCCCCTGATTCACATCATCATCTTGTGGCTGATGCAATTAGAAGGGACAGATTTGAATTGATCTTCTCCTACCTACATTTTGCAGATAACAGTGAGCTTGATGAAAGCGATAGGTTTGCCAAGGTCAGGCCTCTCATCGTCCGCATGAACTACAATTTCCAGAAGCATGCACCCTTGGAAGAGTTCTATAGCTTTGGCGAGTCCATGTGTGAGTACTTTGGCCATCGGGGGTCCAAGCAGCTGCCTGCGGGGAGGCCTGTCCGGCTGGGCTACAAGATCTGGTGTGGGACGACCAGCAGGGGCTATTTGGTGTGGTTCGAGCCTTCACAGGGCACGCTGTTCACTAAGCCGGACAGGGGCCTGGACCTGGGAGGCAGTATGGTGGTGAAATTTGTGGATGCACTTCAGACTCGTGGCTGTCTGCCATACCACATATTTTTTGACAAGGTTTTTACAAGTGTCAAATTGATGTCCATTTTAAGGAAGAAAGGAGTGAAGGCCACAGGAACCATTCGTGAGTACAGAACTGAGCGATGTCCCCTTAAAGATCCCAAAgagctgaagaaaatgaagaggggTTCGTTTGATTACAAAGTTGATGAGAGTGAGGAGATCATTGTGTGCCGCTGGCACGATAGCAGTGTGGTCAACATCTGCTCCAACGCTGTGGGCATAGAGCCAGTGGGGCTGACCAACCACCACTCGGGAGCAGCCAGGACGCAGGCCCAGGTTCATCAGCCATCCCTGCTGCGGCTGTACCAGGAGAAGGTGGGGGGTGTCGGCCGCATGGACCAGAACATCGCCAAGTACAAGGTGAAGATCCGGGGCATGAAGTGGTACTCGAGTTTCATTGGCTATGTTATTGACGCTGCTCTTAACAACGCATGGCAGCTGCACAGGATATGCTGCCACGATGCCCAGGTGGACCTTCTGGCCTTCCGGAGATATGTGGCCTGTGTGTACCTAGAGAGCAACGCCGACACGTCATCCCAAGGGAGGCGAAGCAGGCGGCTGGAAACCGAGAGCCGCTTTGACATGATTGGGCACTGGATCATCCACCAGGACAAGAGGACCCGGTGTGCCCTGTGCCACTCGCAGACCAACACCCGCTGTGAGAAGTGCCAGAAGGGCGTCCATGCCAAGTGCTTCAGGGCATACCACATTCGGTAA
- the LOC130836397 gene encoding olfactory receptor 2T27-like yields the protein MDKRNESSNTDFTLLGLFPGMKHVNFLVSAILLIYTVALTINSILILLIWVDSHLHTPMYFLLSQLALMDMTLISSTVPKMTTDFFSGRRNISRVACGTQIFFFLTLGIAECLLITLMSYDRYVAICKPLRYVLIMSQKVCLQMAAISWAGGALTSLAHTAYAMHFPICGSREISHFLCEVMAILKLSCEDISAYEKAVLMTSTMVLLIPLYFILFSYALIFLAVLRMNSPEGRNKALATCSSHLTVVILYFGPALLVYMRPNSYHSPKLDQVLFILGAILTPMMNPLIYSLRNKDVVCALKKVLGCCLTSN from the coding sequence ATGGATAAAAGGAATGAGTCTTCAAATACAGATTTCACCCTCTTGGGCCTCTTCCCTGGTATGAAACATGTCAACTTCCTTGTTTCTGCCATCCTCCTGATCTACACTGTGGCTCTCACCATAAACTCCATCCTTATTCTACTGATCTGGGTGGATTCTCACCTCCACACACCTATGTACTTCCTGCTCAGCCAGCTGGCTCTCATGGACATGACATTAATCTCCAGCACGGTACCCAAGATGACAACTGACTTCTTCTCTGGGAGGAGAAACATATCACGAGTGGCCTGTGGGACTCAGATCTTCTTCTTCCTGACTCTAGGAATTGCTGAGTGCCTCCTCATCACCCTCATGTCCTATGACcggtatgtggccatctgcaaacctcTGAGATATGTCCTCATCATGAGCCAGAAGGTCTGTCTGCAGATGGCTGCCATCTCGTGGGCTGGGGGCGCCCTTACATCACTCGCACACACGGCCTATGCCATGCATTTTCCCATCTGTGGTTCCAGAGAGATTTCTCATTTCCTCTGTGAGGTCATGGCCATCCTAAAATTGTCCTGTGAAGACATCTCTGCCTATGAGAAGGCTGTTTTGATGACAAGCACCATGGTGCTCCTCATCCCCTTGTACTTCATCCTGTTCTCTTATGCTCTCATCTTCCTTGCTGTCCTCCGCATGAACTCCCCTGAGGGCAGGAACAAAGCCCTGGCCACCTGTTCCTCCCATCTGACTGTGGTGATTCTCTACTTTGGTCCAGCCTTGCTGGTCTACATGAGGCCTAATTCTTACCACAGTCCCAAGCTGGACCAGGTTCTTTTTATACTTGGTGCCATTCTCACTCCTATGATGAATCCCCTCATATACAGCCTGAGAAATAAGGACGTGGTGTGTGCTTTGAAAAAGGTGTTGGGATGCTGCCTAACCTCAAATTAG